The Athalia rosae chromosome 4, iyAthRosa1.1, whole genome shotgun sequence DNA segment TACGTTTGGCCGGTGTATAGGTCcgtaaaaagatgaaaagattCATTTTTGACGCCCGCCGAGCCGCCGGTTCTGCCCTCAAGTTTCGCCGCGCCTATAGCTCCAGAATCTCGAGTCGCCCGCTGCGAGAAAGAAATGGAGATCAGATCGCGTAACTGTATCATCTCACTTTCGACTGGCTTACAACCCACGAATTTTAAAGGTCGCTTGTTCTTggatattcattcgtttcgttttttggtttttcttctctttttctgttcGAACAACGAAGCCGTAACTCGCGCTGACATATTCAATTAGATACTACATGAACTTTTAGCACGAGCGACGGAATTTTCGTCTCTACCGGACGACTGACACGTATTAATATACGACTTCCGGGATTTTCTGGAAGCTTTTATACTCGCTCTatcgtgtataataaatatatctgtTACGTGTTTTACGTGCTTCTAATTAACCGTGATTTGTTTGAGGTATAGAAAGTTCTCGACGACGAGTTATCTGCATCGGAATTCCAAAATGTATTATAACAAGAATATGcattccaaaaatttcgatatcTCCTATGATGTTACAGAAATGTTCGAGTATGAAATACATTCGAACTGTAAAAGGATGTTCAAggttcaccttttttttgcctttaaACAGTATTTCAGAGATATATCTGTATTCCATCAAGTATGGCAGATTTCAAACCGTCTATACGGGAATAACttcgcaattattttattacgcaATTGTAATTGCCGACCAGCTGTCGTGTAATGCAGTTTCACAATAATGAGGAGCATATtcagtttttgaatttcttattACAAACTCTGTTGCATGCGACACGGTGTATCCACCCCGATAATATAATTCttcattctctcttttataTCTGGTGCGATAAAACCGATCCTCGTCGAAACGAtgtcataaaaataattttatgtaaaaattTACTCAACAACTTAACGAGATATATAAGTTGCTGCAAGTCGGCTAATAGTTCGCGAGTAAACGTTACTCAAAATTTCTAAACTTTTAGACAATAATTTTtgcgtataaaaataaatgttctATCCGATCGTTTTACCGAACGCATTGCGTACAGTTATTCAATCGTTGTgcgtgaaattcaattcctagatctttttttttgcggcaCCGCCCTGTGACTAAAGAAGTTGCACAGCCACTTTCCGTGGGACACGCAAATCGCGGTATGTATAATCACCCACACGAACTTTCACACGGCCTCGTGAAGTGTTCGAGGAATTAGTGTATGAGGATGATGGACCGTTTTGGTGCACATCAGGTACCATCGGCGCTTCGAGGGATTCGTTGAATTATAACAGGACGACagcgatttttaaaaaaaataaacgggaCGTATTATCAAACAACACTCGGTACAGAAcatatacaaaaaaaacggacaGGACCAACAAATAAAAGACGacgtaaaattcaaataactaAAGACATATAAAAATGATCGGGTATTCTTCTTTCGCTGGAATCACGCAGATCTAATAACTGCAACATTTTCCACAGGCTGcaacaaacgaaagaaaaagaaagaaaaaaaaaatggaaaacacgTTTAGTTGAGTTTTAATGTTGCGATGACAAACTCCTTATTCGTATTTACTGTGGGCAgaatatctggaaaaattcaagaaactCACGAGTACAGGGATTCGAAGGGGGACAAGGTGGAGCGTCTGAAGGCAGAGGTTCCAAAGTACCCGGTGGAATGTAGCTGCAACCACGCAAAATATAAAAGTCAATTATTAACAGATAAAgtaattaaatgaattttttctttataaattTCATTAGCTATCCCGACACCTCCCTTAAAACACCGCTACTTATATAATCCGCAGGCGTAAAGTtcgtagaaataataattatagaaaGTGAAGGACGCGATCTCTTCGAGGGATAAAATATAATGATCAAGGTCCAAGGCAAGGAGCTGTAAATCGGGAATCGTGACACGAAAGTATGTacgacatacgtatacctactgcATGTGGGGTTTGATCTTCAGAGAATCGCACCTCACCAAATACCGATGGGGTAATAATCTTGCGGCGAATAAATACCGTTATACGGGTACACCGATATATCATATGCAAATGGACGCTCTTAACTTAACCGCAGATAAATACagatgaaaactttttcaatcaCCTGAGGTTGTAAGTGGTATTATCTTCCATCGGGGTGGTTGGAGGATGGAAAGATTGTCTAGCACCCCAAGGTTTTTCGACTTTATCAGCAACTTCAACGGGCTGATAGCTGAGTTTCATTACAGTTTCTCCCTCTAATGGGACATCCGATTTCCAGTACCTTCGCTCAGGTGCATATGATTTTATGGGAACCAGAGATTTCTCATTGATCGGCATATAGGATAGCCGGTTAGTTGTGCAGcctgaaattatttcagtacaggttaataattaattcattctcCATCTCATAGTTTTGCCTACTTTTACTATTTTACTCCGCGATTACGCGCCTCTGATTATAATCACGCGATCTGCAGCGGCGGTAGCAAATAatcttttaatttattcgttgactaaaaaaaaaaaaaaaataatcgctaTCAGAGATAGAAACTCACATTCTAATGGGAGTGGTGAAAACTCGAGATTATCAATTGGTCGGAATTTATCTCCGTCTCCACGATTTGAACATTTCCAAGTGTAATCGTGCTTCTGAGTAGTCACTTCTTGCATGGGTCCTTTTCCGAGCAGCTGTCTTCGACACGGGGTTATTGGCTTCTCTGGTTTCACGCACCAATTGCCTAGATAGCTCAACTGCGGGAAGAAGTCTACATTATAGTAAAAGCTTACGTGATTTGCAGATATTACAATATGCTTGAATGAAATATGGATCTAAAAGAACAGgggaaatataatatttactcGGTTAGTCGTGTAATGAGAAACAGGGCAAGTAGATAAGCTGATATTCTCCGACTGTTTGATGGGCGTTCTCCTAGCGTCGTTTTCACACCCGAAATAGCTTAGTCTATAAGTCGTGTTATCGTCGAAGCAACATTTTGCGTTTAATATATTCTCCGTATCCGGAATTTGGAATGGTTTCCTTGGTTCATTGTCGCAATTTGGCCAGTAACTGAGTTTGTAAGTCGTACATGCGTCCATCGGATCCACTGGGGGGTGGTACTCTAATTTTTTACACCAAGGATATTCCTCCTACAATAAGAATACGCAAGGTAGACTTTTTGGGTTTTTCAATACcacaaatgacaaaaaaaaaggaaaagaaaaccacCTTTGCTGGTGGTTCAGTGGGCCAATAGCTGAGCCTATAAGTGGTACACCCTTCCATGGGCACGTCGGATTTAGAATATTCTCTAATTGGGGCGTAAGATTTTATCGGTGACAAACAATTGTAGTTGTAATAGCTTAAACGGTAAGTTGTGTCgtctggaaaattgaaatgtttGCATAAATgaccgaaggaaaaaaacattagTATAGGCATTAGTGGCCGCAGGTACCAGCCATCGTTGCACAAGGAGAATAGATGTTTGGAACCGCCTTGAAGGGTTCGGCTCTTGGAATTTGTTTCCATGTGTAATCGTGCTTTTGCGTTGTCACATCTTGCATGGGACCTTGCCCAAGAAGTTGACGTTTACAAGGTGTCAGAGGAGCTTCCGGTTTAACGCACCAATTCCCCGGGTAGCTTAACTACagatttcaatatttcattctttctagTAATGGAATGGGATAGATATGTGATATTAATTCATATGATGAACAAACTCTGTGCGTTGTATCGTCGGATATTTTTCCACCTCCAACGGTCAAGTTATCCTCTGGATGAAAAGGATCCACCGGGGAATTCGGACCTTCCCAATAAGAAAGACGATACGTTGTGTTGTCCTCCATGGGAACATCCGGTTTATAATAGTACTGagaagttgaataaaaattgataagaaaaaGGCCGTACACAATTTATTGCGCAAATCTTACCCTGATCGGAGCACAAGATTTTGTCCTCTCTGGTTGAACGTATTTCTGAAATTGAggcaattttacttttcacaaACGTTCTCGATTAATCAGAGCAATTGGAAGGAGCaaagataaagaaattcaGCTTACGAGACATTTTGGCTGCGGTgtacagcaacaacagcaattACAGCATTCGTCATGACCGAGCTAAACGAAGACGAAATGCAATGTTAAACTTTGGCTTGAATATTCATTTGTAtattggtatacgtataatagtattcgtattatatttatattactcgtattttattcttcgcCTCTATGATGGACAGTGGTGGGTTGATGGGTGTtctaataaattaaatatgaatggaaaattatttgttttcggtgAATGTCTATCGCTATTGCACTGTGACTTACGGCTCGGCTGGGCAGATCTGCATGATTCCAGTGATTGAAATTAGTAGAACGTGAGTCGCTGGTGATTTGAAATCTGATttataagaggaaaaaaaatcttcacgaTTGAAGATCCTAAAAATTTAGTACGTCATGAGGGGAAGCTGTGACAGGACAATCGAATTGAACTATAAacaaaattggatgaaaaaaatacgtgcCAATTTACATGGCCTATTGATtttcggaatgaaaaaaatatacctgtaGATGATTGATCTTAATGGAAGGTAGAagggaattagaaaaaaattacagttaTTTATTACATTAAATAATTACACATAATAATAGACCTATCATGTAATACATTGTGacgtaaagaagaaaataaacgataaatatttatatcgtcGGTATATCAGgcgtattaaattattattacaattattttcatctttatcaTACTTGGCTCTCGGGTATCGGGGTTTGAAACTATATACAGGTGTGGGTGAAATATACAAATTACAATATGACGGAAAGAAAGGTACTGGTCGAGCATAGCGATGGAATATATCGAGGGGACTTTCCTCATCACACGACTAAGCCAAACTTAGCCCAAATCGCCGGGCAACAATCGGAGAATGAGTAGCAGCCACAGCTAAGAGTACAGGTATGTCAGCTGCGTCAAGATCGAGAGCATCAGTCAAGGAATCGACGCTAACGTCCTCCAACTCTGCACCCATCAGCATCTCTGCCAGCGCCTCACTTCGAAGCCACATTTCTCTGAGTTTTCCCTCCAAAACTCCGATGCActtaaaaaggaaaaaaaaaaaattgcacgtaGATTAAAGTCATTCATACGGTTATTAGAAACCTGGGAAACTTATTCCAAGAGACTCACATGCACAGGCGAGTGATATTTCCGCCAAACATACGCAAAGGCCTCAAGCATGTTTGCAACGAGACGAGACATGCCGACCGCTAGAGGAGCTTTAGAGAGCGGCGTATTATTGGAGAGAACGCCAACTTGCCAACTATCTACATCCGCTACGATGCAAAGTGCCTCAGCAATGGGCTGATCAACTACAGAGGAATGAACAGCGGCTTCAACTTCGTCACGAACGCAGCTCAACCATTCATCTTCACTCTCCTTTCCATCATCTgcgctttttttcctccgtttcttcttttttctcttggcTAATCCTTGCGCCACGACACCCCACGTATACCCTGTACTACTTggatcactttttttcatggTATCGATGCAACAAACTTCTCCAAATTGAAGGGAGCCGGAAAATCCTGCTCGTGGATCGACTTCTTTACTACTGTtaggaacgattttttttgaccTGTGCAAATGAAATGtgtgattagaaaaaaaaaaaattggcagagCAAACgatggagataaaaataatagatttTTCCATTAACCTGGGCATGGGAAGTTCCACAACCCCATTCGCTTCCATCAAATACTCTAAACTATTCCGTCGATTCATTCTGACTCCGCGATTATTGACAGCACTGGCACTACTGCATATTCGAAGAACCTCAGTAGCGTTAGTTGGAGTCTCAAGAAGAAGGCTGTTATTGTCATATGTATGCGGAGAGGTAAAACTCTCACCAAAACAATTTGGACAGAAGCTGGTAGATCTTTCTTTAGCAGAAGAAGTATTTGCTTTGATGCTTTTCGATGACTCAGGAAAGtttctttgaataattttccgtaAAACTCCTTCTGAAAGTTGTGCAGAAGTGCTGGGTACTCTCGTAAACGAAAACGCGCACTGGCAGTAACACTTTTCTTGGGAACGCAGCTTGGattcaattgatttttcttcacctccaAGAACGAATGACACATTCTGTTCCTTTTGGCAGTTTTCCTGTTTCACTTCCAATACAGTTGAATCAACACTGTCAATTCCATTGGAACACAATTTGTTTGCATCAAAgtcattttttcgatatctCTCCAACGACTCCAATTTGGCATCAAGATATGCTTCCTCAAAATCTccgtaattaattttattctccaaTTCTTGAAGAGGTGCGCTTCTCTGCAGatattctctcctcttttgAGGCTCCAGGGGCAAGGTTTCGCTCACAACTATTTTGACTGAATTTGAATTCTGATCCTTCTCCATACAGTCTGCATCTAGAGCAGCCGACTTTTCACACTCGTTATCATAAAAAGATTTGTACTTCACGCTAGAGTCAACACACGTTTTATCAGAACCTAGTGTTATAGCACTAAGATTTTGTAAAGTCGTATCACTTCTTTTTAGTTTTGATGCTTTTGTCTCAATATTTCGACTGAAGTCTGCCATCCGTGGGGTCCGACTAAGAGAGTcatggcttggggattcgaaTCGTTCTTTAGCAACATTTCGGTACATCGAAGAAGCTGCATTCATTTGCCGTGTGAAATTGGGCTCAGCCGAGTCATTCACATTGTGAATTGATCCACGTTTGCTTCTCAAACTAGCAGGACGCCttgcttctgcttcttttaACAATGTCACAGCCTGCTGCAATTCTCGTTCAGGTGAACTCCGTCGTTCTCTTCTCCGCTCGATATTACTACTGCGTATGAAGTAGGACAAAAATGTCAACACTGTATTTATTAAGTCTGTCTTTTCTGTCTCACCAACAATCACTGTATGAGCAACTCGTAAGGGTGTACCCAGAGCTCCATATAAGTCGCAAAGTTGAGCCCAAAGAGGATTGTACGAATATCGTTTGGCCAATGACTCGACCTGCAAGTCAATATCACAAGaatatttctcaatcaacAATGAGACAGTTATAGGAATTAACTTTTCCAGCATATCCATGAATAATAACATTTATAAGTGCTATAAATTACCAATTGACGATCACTAGAGGATAACACAGTGTGTACCCAACCTAGGTGGTGAGTCAACACGGCTGTGACTAGGGTGCTAAGGAAACTGAAAACCGTAAAAACACAGTTGTTTGTATACTTTGTGGAATTGCCCCaacttgaataaataatagaaacTCACAAATTCGTTGATTTGGTGTCAACGTCATCCAGTAGCCTGCACATCAATTGAAGGCTACGTTGTAACGTATGAACTTTAAGCTCTCCTGAGGTATTGGGTGTCAATAGAATGTTATGCCATAACAGCGGAGTCGGCAGATTTGCAGTATCCATAAATAGCCGCAGTAACCATAGAGTACAATGCAATGATGCTTGGTGCATTCGTACAACAAATCCTCTGCTTTTATTATGACTACCTTTGCTACAGGAACGCCGTAAACGATCTAGCATACCCTCCAGTAATGCTACATGCTCCAACAACCGAGCCTCCATTCGGCTGTGGAGAAATTTTCACTGTAGCTTCGTTGTTATAGTTAATGgataagatagaaaaaaaaaagtatgatatGGATAAACAGAGATTCATTAATCAGGGAATTTTCTCGCTTTTGACATACCGCTCATGGCCTTCTGTCAATTCCAATAAAACTGCTAGGCCTATTCTAGTTTTTTGTCGCCGTGTCTGATGTTCAGAACTATCATGAGAACCGTCGGTGGAAAAGTATTGAGCCCCATAGAGATCTTCAGATTCGGAACGGTTCAAGGATGTAGAGAGGGTGCGAAGCCATCTCCGTCGGAGACTGGATAAGCTGCCAACCCCTGATGAGCTACTACTACTTTCTAGCAATTGTAAGCCTATTAACAGAGCTTCATGAAATTTGCTGAAAGTTAATGGACCATGATTAATGAGTAAAAGACCCTTATGCTTACTGTCGCGAGCTGGTGGTGCGAATGGAATATCAAGATCCCAGCTACTACCGGTACTGGAACTGGTAGAATTTTTCCTAAGCTCCGGACTTAGCCGATTGCCATAAGAATTCGCAAGATTTGTATGGGATACTGGAATACAGTTATTAAATGTTGACTACAATTCGTactcaaataaaatgaatatgaaCGAAACAACAATAGACCGTGATTAATCTGAATCTGAGGAACAATCATTGGTTTACCGACGGCCAGCATGCTCCCATTACTGGAATTGCCATCCATCGTCATAGAATTTACCAGTGCCTCCGATGAATGCCTTTCACTGAAAGGTGATAAACTAGTTCAGAATGAGAATTAATTCAAAAGCAGTTGTGCATCGCTATCATAAATTTCATAGCTGACCTATGTTGACGCAAAGATTGCTCTGAGGCAGGGAACACCTTCGTACACATTATACGTCGTGGAGCATCCATTACATGTATCTATAAAAATTGGTGTAATCAACAGGTGTAATGTGAAATGTAATGTGCAACATCTGCCTTAAACAGCAGATGCAGCTATCAGAATATATCTGGATTCAAGTTCATTTTGACAACTTAAACAGGGTACCAGATGTAATTGCATAAATACACATGTCACCTTCAAAACCAAATGTATGAGTACATAGAAAAATACATGCATGTATACTCAGGTGCACACAAACGTTTAATAAGAACGCAGTAAatattttccacaatttttgtttatctAAAATATTCCTCCCAActcggactttttttttctagactcAGTAATGATGGCCACTTGATaaatgatatttaattttagtttatttcaaGCTCTGACCGGTCTCACCTTGAAAGAAGGTCCTCTGTAAGTCATGGCAACATTTCCAAATACCATGTCTTTCAACAGTTTTACATCATCTCGTTCAACTCGTTTGTACTGTAATAATTAAACTGgcatattacattatatttgAACTACcgaatgaaaagtaaattcACTGCAAAAAAAACCATACAGATATTGAAATAACAGAATAGAGCAATACCAGGGCTGCATAGTTACCTCGTAAATAAATTCGTTATCGATCTCGATGTAAACATCATCTTTCTGCTCTACTACACCCTTCAAATCTTCACATCTAGTTTTGACTGGAAACTTTTCAACAGCTATTGAATCAAACAGGAGTTTACACTCACCTCTGCGTTCACATTCATGAAACAATAATACCCTGATCTGATCAGATTGAAAAGCAACAGCCTTTCTGTAACAATAAATCAATGAACGAAGCATTAATAGCTTGTCGACGCAAGAGTCCTTCATCCCTTGCTCTGAACAGATGATGAAATTCactttaaataataaaactcgTCTACCATTTCGCAATAATTGACTGCAACAATATGCGCTTGTGGTATTTTGTTGCCAATTGGCGTACAGGTTAAGACTCTGTTGAATTACACTTGACATTTAGTTGGAATTCACGCTTCATTACTACTCATAAACGTCTAAGGTTGAGGATAATTTAACGAAGCAATACGTCATGTTGTGTAGTCATGAGATAGATGATCGCTGTCAGAGACACCAAAATTTGcatattattaaataaataacattgtTATTACCTATCGTTGGCTCCGTTGTTGGGTAGTAGACTAGTTTCCACAGATTTATTAGGTTCGTTTCTAGTAAAAAACAGTTTCTTGAACAAAGGCATTATAGACTAAGGAATGACTAGAGTTCCCACATTGCTCGCAAAATGGAAATTCACGGCTTATCGTCGCACGAAAAACTGCACCATACATATTCGCGAGATCCTAAGCCAACTGTAAATAAAGTCACGTGCTGGAAAGTCATGTGATTGCGTTAGATAATTGACAGGGAATAATCTCAAGATAATTTGTGACATTATCTTGAACTGTCAGTGACGCAGATTAGTGGCGTTACCTGACGGTGCATCTAAAAAAccaatgtttaaaaaaataattttataacttAATAATTGAACAGGATGACCGATGTCGCCACTTGCATTATCTTCTCCAATATCCTCTTAATAAAAAAAGGCATTTTCaaacggggtgaaaaacaagcGTTATGTGAACGCTGTACTTGCTAGGTATCAGATCGATAATTAAAGTTAGAGTTTGAATAATAACTTATCTGCAACACTGAAAAATCGTTATTCTGTAGAGCAATGTTCTCTTTTGCATTCATTCAATCcgtttcattaaaaaaaatttaaatagatTAATTTAACCCGCGCGATTATCGACATTGGAATTTAAGCCCACGCAAATGGGTGTCCttcatttagtttttcattttctatacacctaattaaacaaataatcaaaatgtaattTCTTATCCAGAACAAATAGTGCACATTCGTGTTCTGTATCAATGTTTCTCTAATTAATCTCGTTCACTTGCTTTGCACTGATCAATGTGCGAGATTATATGCTACGAGTAATgccgtataaatatacgacTAGCAGACACACTTAAATTGATTAGAGATTACCCAAAGCATGTTGAATCTACCCAACGAATCTCTCCGCTTATCAAACTTCAACAAAACCCATAAACTTTGCACAGAGAATGATTAATTCTTCCAACATGTATATCCAAAGAATCAAATGAATATAGTCCTTCCACAGAACTAAACgtcatttattcaaaaaattcattaggTATGTATTGATTTTTCAGGAAAATGACCCTGAAAATACTTCTTGTTCGGTAAAAATCTATCGAACAGCAAAATTTAGGACACGCGCATGTGGGCGCGGCAGTATTCGAACAGTTCCTTGATATTTTGAACAGGGTGACGGCTGATTGTGCGGGGAGATTATAATCTGCACATagatttcaattgattttcttACTCCCCCGGTTCCCTGCGCATCGGAATATCCGAATCGATATTCCTTCGAATTTTATCCTCCAGAATAAGCCGGTGAATGTATTCAGCGTCGCCCTTTTCACCAGTCGACGATACCCTGAAGGCTttcttgatgtaatttttacTGGTGTTGGGTAAGTAGGTAGGAAACTCGATTTTGAAACGTATAACCAGGTCGCCTCTTTCCTTCGGATTATCCACCAGCGGCATTCCCTCGTCGATCacgattttttcataatcCGGCCTTGCTATCAATTAATGCGTCTTACACCCAAAGCCTTTCAGAACCCCCGTGGTTACGcgaagatatattttttttcacaataaaaCCGCTCGTAATCTTTTGCTAACGTCGTAATTATATCCgtatagaagagaaaaagtatgTTGCGGTTCTCTCTTGGGAAGCAGTTTTGttagaatatatattttttttgttctctttatCATTGACCAacgcgaatatatgtatagctcgATTGCAAacagaaaagtagaaaaaaatcaatgtggACGAAAATAAGGCAAGGCGATAAAAAGGTGTGGCCAAGGCTTACGAGACAACGGAAGTGATGGGGATCCGCAGAATTCTATCGTCTATGGTGTTCACCACGACGTGAAAACCCGTCAGAGCTTCTCGAAGAAATACATTGGCAATCATCACGAGATTTGTACCGTCTCTAACAAATGTTTCGTGCGGCCGATCTTCCGTTACGAAGATGATGTCAGCTGGACGgaagggtaaaaaaatgattgaaattttatacagaTTGAGGCAAAATATCCTGAGATAACTGTTACGTGGTAATTGAAAGTGGAAATACGAGGCGTCTGCAGCGAAACGTCGATGAATCGCTGATTAGCCCCCTGCAACCGCAGGCATCGCGCGGGCGGGCATGAGATACGTAACGAATCGATATCACCAATCTACCGGGTATTTTCGTAGGACCTTGGTCACCCTCTTCAGGAAACAGGATCTCGGTTCCCGAGGGAAGTCCCGGCTTTATGGGGattgtgagaattttttctctcagtacCGTCGTCGATCCCTCCCCGTCTCCACATAATACAgatctttggatttttatttttttctcgcccccGAAAAATACCTTCAcaggatcaaaaaattatactgGCTGAGaataacggagagaaaaacttGATGGAACAGCGCACTTCGGTTTCACGctggtataatataaaaaaaaaaaaaaagggattagAGAAAACCTCGTTCAAAGTTAATAGGAGTGGCTTGATAAGCGGTTCCTCTTTCCTTTTAATTCCTCGTCCTTCCGGTAATTCGTACAACGGCAAAGGCTTTGCCAGGACATCGATAAGATCCGCGTACGGACTAGAAGTCCCGAAAAAATCTCTGctcgcgcaaaaaaaaaaaaaatacaaataatattgggtgtaaaaaaatcaatacaCCGCGGAAGCGAAATGTCCGTCGGTAGTACAAAGGGGATGAGACGGAGGGAAGAAAACAGTaaaaatctgagaaaaaaaaaa contains these protein-coding regions:
- the LOC105692713 gene encoding folliculin-interacting protein 1 isoform X2; translated protein: MPLFKKLFFTRNEPNKSVETSLLPNNGANDRKAVAFQSDQIRVLLFHECERRGECKLLFDSIAVEKFPVKTRCEDLKGVVEQKDDVYIEIDNEFIYEYKRVERDDVKLLKDMVFGNVAMTYRGPSFKIHVMDAPRRIMCTKVFPASEQSLRQHSERHSSEALVNSMTMDGNSSNGSMLAVVSHTNLANSYGNRLSPELRKNSTSSSTGSSWDLDIPFAPPARDSLQLLESSSSSSGVGSLSSLRRRWLRTLSTSLNRSESEDLYGAQYFSTDGSHDSSEHQTRRQKTRIGLAVLLELTEGHERRMEARLLEHVALLEGMLDRLRRSCSKGSHNKSRGFVVRMHQASLHCTLWLLRLFMDTANLPTPLLWHNILLTPNTSGELKVHTLQRSLQLMCRLLDDVDTKSTNFFLSTLVTAVLTHHLGWVHTVLSSSDRQLVESLAKRYSYNPLWAQLCDLYGALGTPLRVAHTVIVGETEKTDLINTVLTFLSYFIRSSNIERRRERRSSPERELQQAVTLLKEAEARRPASLRSKRGSIHNVNDSAEPNFTRQMNAASSMYRNVAKERFESPSHDSLSRTPRMADFSRNIETKASKLKRSDTTLQNLSAITLGSDKTCVDSSVKYKSFYDNECEKSAALDADCMEKDQNSNSVKIVVSETLPLEPQKRREYLQRSAPLQELENKINYGDFEEAYLDAKLESLERYRKNDFDANKLCSNGIDSVDSTVLEVKQENCQKEQNVSFVLGGEEKSIESKLRSQEKCYCQCAFSFTRVPSTSAQLSEGVLRKIIQRNFPESSKSIKANTSSAKERSTSFCPNCFGESFTSPHTYDNNSLLLETPTNATEVLRICSSASAVNNRGVRMNRRNSLEYLMEANGVVELPMPRSKKIVPNSSKEVDPRAGFSGSLQFGEVCCIDTMKKSDPSSTGYTWGVVAQGLAKRKKKKRRKKSADDGKESEDEWLSCVRDEVEAAVHSSVVDQPIAEALCIVADVDSWQVGVLSNNTPLSKAPLAVGMSRLVANMLEAFAYVWRKYHSPVHCIGVLEGKLREMWLRSEALAEMLMGAELEDVSVDSLTDALDLDAADIPVLLAVAATHSPIVARRFGLSLA
- the LOC105692713 gene encoding folliculin-interacting protein 2 isoform X1, which produces MPLFKKLFFTRNEPNKSVETSLLPNNGANDRKAVAFQSDQIRVLLFHECERRGECKLLFDSIAVEKFPVKTRCEDLKGVVEQKDDVYIEIDNEFIYEYKRVERDDVKLLKDMVFGNVAMTYRGPSFKIHVMDAPRRIMCTKVFPASEQSLRQHSERHSSEALVNSMTMDGNSSNGSMLAVGKPMIVPQIQINHVSHTNLANSYGNRLSPELRKNSTSSSTGSSWDLDIPFAPPARDSLQLLESSSSSSGVGSLSSLRRRWLRTLSTSLNRSESEDLYGAQYFSTDGSHDSSEHQTRRQKTRIGLAVLLELTEGHERRMEARLLEHVALLEGMLDRLRRSCSKGSHNKSRGFVVRMHQASLHCTLWLLRLFMDTANLPTPLLWHNILLTPNTSGELKVHTLQRSLQLMCRLLDDVDTKSTNFFLSTLVTAVLTHHLGWVHTVLSSSDRQLVESLAKRYSYNPLWAQLCDLYGALGTPLRVAHTVIVGETEKTDLINTVLTFLSYFIRSSNIERRRERRSSPERELQQAVTLLKEAEARRPASLRSKRGSIHNVNDSAEPNFTRQMNAASSMYRNVAKERFESPSHDSLSRTPRMADFSRNIETKASKLKRSDTTLQNLSAITLGSDKTCVDSSVKYKSFYDNECEKSAALDADCMEKDQNSNSVKIVVSETLPLEPQKRREYLQRSAPLQELENKINYGDFEEAYLDAKLESLERYRKNDFDANKLCSNGIDSVDSTVLEVKQENCQKEQNVSFVLGGEEKSIESKLRSQEKCYCQCAFSFTRVPSTSAQLSEGVLRKIIQRNFPESSKSIKANTSSAKERSTSFCPNCFGESFTSPHTYDNNSLLLETPTNATEVLRICSSASAVNNRGVRMNRRNSLEYLMEANGVVELPMPRSKKIVPNSSKEVDPRAGFSGSLQFGEVCCIDTMKKSDPSSTGYTWGVVAQGLAKRKKKKRRKKSADDGKESEDEWLSCVRDEVEAAVHSSVVDQPIAEALCIVADVDSWQVGVLSNNTPLSKAPLAVGMSRLVANMLEAFAYVWRKYHSPVHCIGVLEGKLREMWLRSEALAEMLMGAELEDVSVDSLTDALDLDAADIPVLLAVAATHSPIVARRFGLSLA